ATGAACTTGAAATATACATGGGTTTACACATACCAATTCAGAAATGgagcaataaaaaaaaaggacCTCACCTCAGTAAGATAGAAGCCTATCGTTTGGAAATAGAATGTTTCAGCATAAATCAATTTTAATGACTTGCCAAATACAAAAGAATGCATGTGCACAAATAACATCAACTATCTATATGAAAGAAATTCTAAAGGACACCAACAAAGTATTACCTGAACAACCTTCCATTGTTTCTTCAATGTGACCTGAAAATCAAGATCAACAACATCATCTATTGCAGCACAAACCAGACTTAGATACcaaataatatgaaaatacaaATTCTATAAAAAGGcacaaattgatttttttttaatttttggaaACTCATAAATCAACCCAAATTTACATTCTTAATAAAGAATGTTAGAAATCTTATCTCTCCTTTCTAGCATGAGATATATGATATGATTTTACAAGGCTTTTAAGATTAACATGATTTTAAAGTATTACATTAATTACATTGGTTCATAAAGACTTTGATGGACCAATGCATCTCAGTGTGGTACATTAATCCATAAATTCCGAGCCCTAAACCCAGAGTCATAAAAAAAATGCTACTGTATTATTATGAAAATGTAAACTTATTTAAAACAGATGAATACTTAAATAAATATAGCAGTAAAAAGATATGTTGACCTTCTCCTGATCCATCTTTTTCGAAGGAGTCTGTTCCTCTTTCTCAACAGCCTGTCAATAAGAGGTTGAcgagaaaataaaaacaaaaatagtACTTCATTTTAGATATTGGTAGACATAATAAGAAACAAATCCACTAACAAACAAAAATAATGACCTTTTTCTCAGTTTGCTCCACCTTTTTCAGTATAGTACCCTTTTGCTTTTTTTCAGCATCCTTTGGAGAAGAAACATTAAGAAGATAAGCAAAAGCTTTGTCACAGTAACACATAAATTGGAAAATATAAACTGAAGACATACTTCatacttagaaaaaaaaaaagcaaacgcAATTCTTATGATCACATGCttgaagaaataaataaaatgaatcaAATCATGATAGCAGCAGTTAAATATTACTGGATATGAAAATTAAAGGCTGATTGAACTAATATTGGTTGTAGATAAACTGACCTCAGGCTTGAAATTCTTTTGGGCaactttcttttccttctcacCAACCTTTCCAAGTTCCAGGCAATTAAATTATTCAATTTTAAAGGAAATATAAAGTGCAACATGGATAAGAATTTCACAGATTCTTCTACTTCAGTAATGATAAAGTCATTATATTTACCTAAAACGATAAGAAAAATAAGTCTATGATAAGAAAACCAAAATGAATATAAGTAACTCAAAAGAACGGTTGGAGAAGAAACAATAAGAAGAATATTGACCTTTTTCTCAGTTTGCTCCACCTTTTTTAGTACAGTACCCTTTTGCTTTTTTTCAGCATTCtttgggaagaaaaagaagaaaagcaaaAGCTTTATCACACCAACACATAAATTGGAAAATGTAAACTGCAGTCATACTTCTACTTAGAAAAAATAGCAAACGTAATTATTATGATCGCATGCttgaagaaataaataaaatgaatcaATCATGATAGCAGCACTTAAATATTGCTGGATATGAAAATTAAAGGCCAATTGAACTAATAATGGTTGTAGAAAAACTGACCTCAGGCCTGAAACTCTTTTGGGCaactttcttttccttctcacCAACCTTTCCAAATTCCTGGCAATACAATTATTCACTTTTAAAGGAAAAACAGAGTATAACATGAATAAGAATTTCACAGATTCTACTTCAATAGTGAGAAACTCATTATAGTTACCGAAAATGATAAGAAAACCAAAATGAATATAACTTGAAAGAACAGTTGGAGAAAAAAAAACTGCTCACCTTGCATGTTGTTTGACCCATCTTTTCTGAACCAGATCCCTTATGTGCCGCTTTAATAGTCTTAAACAATtaagaaaaaatgaaaataatcacTCATTCATAACAATATCACATTAGATTATGAAATTATGACATTCTTTACAAATTGGCAAGTCAATTTTGATTATTCATATGTTAAAAGTAACCACGTGTTCCTGCATATGTTCCGCCTACTTCTGTTTAAGAGTTAACAAATAAGCTGAATTCATCACATGTTAAAACAATATTGATGAATACAATTTAAATCATAGTTATGCTTTATACCATTCATATTGACACATAACTAAATCATCAATGAGTATAATGCCAACACTTCACATCTCCAACAGGAACTCTAGCCATAACTGGAGACTAGCCAGAAACCAATATGcattatgaacaaaacatataATCATATATAGGAAAAGGTGAGGAAGACAAGACAGGCTTGGTGATAGAAAGGGAATATAAAGGTACATAAGAACGATACAAAAGAATAGTTTACCATGTGCTAATGCCCTTGCTATACAACAAGGCAGTATACAGTCTGGCCTCATGAACTGCTATGTGTAATTAGATGTTGCATTATGCAGATGTCATAGAAGCATAAGAAACATTGGTAAGAAAATAAGGATCAATGCTGAAAATCGAAGAAAATACATAGGAGGACAATCCAGAAGGAATATTAGGAATACCATTCCCAGAAAATAAGGTGATAAATAGCCTATCCTCGTAAAATTTACAACCCTGTCCAGAAGTAGGCTAAGGTTTGATGGAAAGACAAAATAAGGGTTACAAGAAAACCCAACAGGGATACAAAGGAATTTATTGGACTAGATTATCATTGTCGAAGGAGAATGGCTTCTACACAAACAAATGCAAAGTTGGACATACATTCATTTGAGATAAGACCTTATACATTAGAAACCAAAGGCTCACAACACCTTAGTGCTACAGTCATACTCTCCAAACAGATAGTTTGATGCACTTCATTATTGTGACCATGGTTTTACAGTGTATTAGTTCTTACGAAAGTTTCAGAAAAGAACGTCCAAAATGACCCACTTAATAATTTTTGTAGAGAGTTCTCTAAAACAGACAGGATCTGTCAACTAGAAACTGCTGTAACTAAAAATAGAGATCCTATGATTTTAATCTATGAAGGATCATTTATTTTTTGTAGTTCCAAAAATTGAAGATAAAGCAAGAAAATGCTGATAAAGAAGTTTCCGTCACTAGCCAGACATACTTAAATAAAGAAACCCCAAGAAAATTTTCTTCAACCTTTGCTCTCAGAGAATTCTATACCGAGAATTATATGGACAAGCTTAACCACTGAATATTCATCAATATTCTCACTAGTACAGGCACTCTACAGAGTATAGACTGACACgattttttctttcataaaacATTTTTCACCAGGGCCTAAAAACTTGAATTTGATTGTGAATCAAGAACAGAAGAAGGTAACAAAATTTGTTATCCAGGAGAATTTCATAGAAGCGACCACTATATGGGCCAACAATGCAATTTCATAAAACAGAAAGGTTCTTCTTCTTACTCTAACATTAATGAAAATACTGGGATTTGGTATTTTACAGCTTCTTGTCACTAGGTGTCTATTGTTTCGGCAGGTTTCAGATACATGATTGTAGTCCATTATTGTGTCATCAGTTAATTCTAACAAATGTCAACAAGTCTGGCGATCAAGAGTGACAAAACCAATTGATCATAGCAGGAAACAAAACGTATGCAAAATCCAACGTGTAAAAAAGGCACAAGCTTACTTTTCCTTTTAAGCCAACAAAGGAATTAAATAAAGATATCAAAAtggattttcttaaaaaaaaacctGTTGTCATCTGAAAATTATACACTACAAAGTTGCATTTTAATTATTGGTTGGACAAAGCTAACTACCGTTTTGTTCGCTTTTCTTTTGATGTGTAGACACACCACAAAGGGCTAAGATCATTAATTATTGATGAGAGTTGTTTACCTGAACATATTCCGATTGTTTCTCCGGCTTGGCCTGGcaatcaagatcaagaaaataaaTCGATCACTAACGCACAAGCAAGACCTAAAAATCTGATCAAGATGCGAAATAGGAAACTCTTTAAGAACATGATGAAGAGAGGCACAACCCTATGTCTCCTTTTTGGGGGATGATTGAACCTGCAATTCAACCCAAATTTACAGGTCCCTGTCTTCATATAAAATGCGCAATTGATCGCATCCGGTCTCTGGGAAAATCCAGGCCATACCCCTTTTtcggccgccgccgccaccccctCCTCCCCACCTTTCTTAGGCGACTCCGGATCTTGATCGAAACCAACATCGTCAGCCAGTTCTGGGATCTCGGGATCGCCAACAACGTCCAAGGGCTTCTCCTCCGGCATCATGCTCGCGATTCCTCTGTGCGCGCCATCCATGGAGAAgttcggaggaggaggagacgaagaTGACTTCGCGTCATCCTTCACGGAGAGTTTCGCCTCGACGACTCCCATTCGCCCGCCGGCATACAAAAGGGGAAGGGAAGGGAGGAGTGGAGCAACAGCGGCAAGCGAGAGAGAGATGGCCGAGGAACGGgacctttttctcctccttttagcACATGCGATCGCATGCGATGATTTAGCGATTAAGATTCAACTGTATGGGCCGTCTCTTGTCCCAGCGACCAAACACGAGAGCCCGGTCGATCTCAAGCCTCCACGCGAGAACCGGCCAGCAGAATGCAGTACCATGAACCGTGTTCGATCCCAAGCTGCCGCATTGATCCCTCGAGTGCAACACCATATTTGACTGCCCGTCACCGGTTTAGCTCAACGCCTGCCACCGAGTCGTGACCGGAGCGGCGACGCGGTCCCGCGGACCAGCGCCAACCACCGTCAAGGTACGCCACCTTGTAGCCCTGACCGCGGAGAAACGAAGACTCAGTGACGGCGGGTCCCACCTAACCGTTCACTCCAGAAGCACCCCCCATTCGCGTGTTTGGTCGCTCGGCCAAGATGCCGAAGCTGCAGCCGGGTCCCAGCGGACGACGAACCAATATCAGGGTACGAAACCGAGTAggaaaaaatagtatttttccgCAGAGAATGAAGACTCGGCCAACCCGCAGCGGCGGGTCCCACTTACTGAATAAAAATACCAACGCAAAAGCAATCAATAGAAAATAATTGTGTCGCACTAAAAGACACAACACAACACACTATTTAATacacaacaacaacaaatcaATTAACGTAAATACAAGTCAACTAATAAGTCAAAGAAACTTTAACGGAAGAAAGATCATACGAGTTTTGGAAACCTTCAGATGAGTCACACGAACTCAAAAAAGTGTTTCCATCTCCGAGCTGTCAATTAATCAAATCAAACGACTTCCCAAAAAGAGCATGTTAATTCAGATTAAATGACCACAAAGAAATTTTCCTGAGAAGAAGGGGGGAAAAAATGACATCAAAAGACTGCAGACTATGAGGAACAAGGAACAAAATGTACAAGGCACTTGTTTTGACATATTTACAGGCAGAAATCTATAGACTAACATATCATGAACTGCACAACAATCAAAATATTTCACAAATTTAGAGGACAATATAAGACATGCATAACTGATAGAAGGAAGAGAAATGATTGAtcgacaataaaaaaaaattcacaaacTTAAACACACAATACAATACATGTATAATTCATATCTGCTCCCCAAGGAAGAGAACAGAGAAAAGCAATTGATTGGTTGTCTAGCTACAGTTCTTTGTATGCTCGGGCATCGACCGATACATGATATACAAGTGCAGAACATTTTACAGAACAAAACATGGAAACAAATTCTCAAGTTTCTCGGCTGCAACAACACTAATATGGCAAATCTGACAAACCACAAACAGGTGTAACACTATGAGCTCTATAACAAGTTCTTTAAGACCTGAGTAATCCTACATGCTGATGCAGTGATGCTGAAGCAAGTCTTTGATGACATAAACAATACAGTGATGCTGATGTAAGTCTTTGATGACATAAACAACAAGAAACTATACATCATAACAACAAGGTGATGCCACAGATCATGCAGTCTTGCAGATTGTGCTCCAGGTAGCAACAGCAAAATTAGAAACCTTCCAGACCATGTAGCAACCAATGGCACCAACGACATGCACTTGATCTCGTAAAGTCTGATTCAGTTACCATCACAACAAATTATTTATTGCCTAGATCAATGATCTCTTCCTTGACTGATATAAGAAGAGAAGACCACATTAAAATTCAAATTTGAATCGACTTTCAAATAAGATAAAAACATACAGGCACACACATAATAGTCGGAGTAAATTATAACCTTTTGAAGTAGCTATAAGCTTTGTCAAACTAAGCTTTTGAAGCCATCATTTGATGTGGTAGATTTTATATTTGGTGAATAAATTTCAATAAATGAATTATATATGTCCAAGAGTTTAGGTCAGtgcagattctacaaaataaccAATTTCAGGATCTAACTGATGCACCCTTCACAAACGGCTAATAGCAACAATTACTTTCTTAAGATTCTGCTTGATATGGAAAAGAAGGTTCAAATAGCTGATTACATGATTAATCAAAAGCTTTTAGCAATGTTACATgagtaatttttaaaatattttatccatTTTGTCCCTTGACTCTCTGACTCATACAACCTAAGCAGCCTCTTACAACAAACAAGTTAGTGCTATACAACTGAATTTGATGCACTGATAAAGCCAACCTGTCATCCACCTCTTTTCTTTATTTCAAGGTCAGACAAAATAGAGGATTCAGGACATTTAGCAAATTTGAAGGATCATGCAGAATTGCAGAAGTACAATGCACTGGTGAAACATAATTAAGGCAGACACTTTGAGATTGTATCATCTATACAATCACATCTTGAAAACAGGAGCTTCATGTTTGTCGAGAGATAATTATTTTGAAAGAGAAATGACTTGAACAGGAAGAATTTGTCGGAACATACTTGTATGCATGTATATTGTCCCCATTTGTGTCATTTaagagaatagaaaataaaacttAGTGTATGCCCCAGCATCAAAGAAGATAAGCATAAGACATCCACCATAAGCAAATAAACAATACTAAACTGGAGCAGACACCAGAAGACAAActagaacaaaaaagaaaataaaggcaTATGATATGTTACACTATGTGGTAAGATTAACGTAATATCTTCCAATGGGAAACATCCAGAATGTAATATACAGAGATGTATCTGTGCAGATGAATGTACCTATTCATGAATCACATATTTTGTATGCATAACCTAGACAAACTGCTAGTTTGATGATATAACTTCCATGGGACTGGTCATCATAGTTTCTACAGACTTACTGCAAGAATAGGATTTCGTGGAAGTTTGGAATATGTTCTCCAAAGAAACATAGCCAGCTGAGCACAAAACATCTGGACAGCCAAGTAGAAAAAACCTAGCTGAAATATCTggccaaaaaaatatttttatgcagTAATAGATGCCCTAGAAACATCTGATCAAAAAACATGACATAACAGGGAACTGGTccttaaaaaggaaagaaaaaactaGTTACAAGGAAAAGCAAAAGATACAAGAAAGTACAAACAATTCCCACTTATAAGCGAAGTGGTTTAAAAGATGATGCAGAACACATCAGCATTATTTCAATAGCAGTAATTAGACAGAAGTCACATGAAAGTAATATATAGAAGCAAATCCAACTGACTTCATAAAGCTTATATATGAGACTTTGACATACATGAGATTGGGGATCAACCAATCTCAACTGGAAGTCAGGCCTTATAAAAGACATATGCAACTGGTAGTTAATAAGATCCATCAACACTCATCAGTCTATCACTTTGAACTTGAAAATGTAAAACGTATGTCTTTAAGAAGCACATGTCCACAGGATATGTCTTTAGACAGCTATACTGTTTGGCTAAAAGTAAAGAAGAatccaaaaaaataaatagaCTATACCAACTGCACATTCATAATTGCATTGAGTAAAGGAAATTGTGTCTTTAGGTTGTATGTTTTATGTAGTATGtcaatttttaagatgaatttggcCAAAGCTGCAACCAGTAAATGGCCAAGCTCCAGAAGTTTCTACAAGCTATGGAAAACTAACAAGCTTCTCAGGCACACAAATATTGGTTTCTTGAAGCAAGGCATGTCCTTAAGCAACAACAGAAGTTGACAGTATCAAATGTATAGCACTATCTTTAACTTAATTTTTTCCTCAGATCTGGCTTGCATGTCAAAAGCCACCAGCAAAACCAGTGAGAAGTAGCAGTAGCCAACCATCAGGATGCCTGCACCCACAAGGTGATCTTTACTCCAAAGGTATGCGACGTCTCTTCCCATAGTCTGCTTCCCTCAAACCAAACCCATGGTCAACCTCTTGTGCCATCCTAAAATTGCTTTGGGACCTTGAAGAGGAACTACTCCTGTCCAAGGTATCCTCATTGTTGTAATCCTGATCTCTCTGCTCGTGGTCTCTATGTCCATTTTTCTCCTCCCTTGAGTGCTCCTTATCAGACCTGTCCCAGTCTTTTTCCATCCTGTAAAGATGCCCTCTTTCAAAATTTCCTGACCAGTCATGCTCTGGATCCTCTTCTTTATCTTGTGTAATATTTGATCTGCCAGTTCTCTTATGGGACACTTCCTTGTGTCCATAGTCAGAAACACAATTATCCCCACCATACCTTGATTCCTTCATCCTTCTTCCATTATCTGTAACTTTCCACCCACCCATGCTTGTATCCGTCCACATCCCTGTGGAGTGGCCTTCCATCCCACTGCTTCTGATCATCCCCATCCCAGCTCCAGCTACCCCACAGCCAAAGAATGATTGGTTTACATGTGGTGTCACTGCATGGAATGGAGGCACCATTGACCGGAAAGCAGGACCGGAAAAGCCACCAGAAGGACCTCCCCTACCGAAGTATGCTGGTTCAAAAACTGCACCCATCAGACCCTGTGAATGTATCAAGTCCCCAGCAAGATTGCCAAATCCAGGCCTTGCGAGTCCTTGCTGAAACATCGCCTGAAGGCCACCGATCACCCAGCCCACGCCCTTTGAGCTGACACCACCTCTTCCCCTCATTGATCCAGTGCCGCCTTGGCCTCTATTTTGATATCTCTGTCTGCCTCGACCCCCCAAGCCAACCCTACCAAGGTTCGTTCCCCCATCACCATTCTGATGATTAATTCTGCAGCCTCGACTGATTCCCTCATTCATTAGTCTCCTCCCCTGAGTTtgagcatgattttgagcttggtTCTTGTTCATGTGAGCCACACCCATCTTCTTCTTCAGAGTCTGAGGAGAAGCATACACCACCACACAAGGCCGACCATTAAACACATGCCCGTTCATTCCCTCTTTACAGGCAGCTGCTACGGTAGAATCGTAGAACTCAACCTGGCAGTAACCTTTAGATTTCCCACAAGCCTTTTCATCAAAGAACTTGACTTCTTTTACTCTCCCATACCGCAACAACACACTCTCAAGCTCAACATCGGTAGTCCACCAATGCAGCTCCCCAACAAAGAGCAACGTCGAGCCATTGTCATCCATTCGGCCGCCGTCTGTTCTCAAACTATTATCGGTCATCGGACGATCCCCAGTAGCAATAGCCGGTGGGTTTGGAGGCATCAGTGGCTGGCTTTTGGCACCGTCATTGCCCGGATCTGATGGCAGCGACGAAGATGCATTGCCGAACTTAGGATCTACGCTGATCTTGGAGCGTAATGGCGCCAAAGCGGAATTGCCTCGGAAGCCTATTCTCCCCCCATTACTCTCTCGAACCGCATCCGACGCACTGTTATTTCTACGAGGAAAACCATCGGGACCGTCACCAGGCAAAAGACTACCAGACTT
This Musa acuminata AAA Group cultivar baxijiao chromosome BXJ1-2, Cavendish_Baxijiao_AAA, whole genome shotgun sequence DNA region includes the following protein-coding sequences:
- the LOC135612148 gene encoding uncharacterized protein LOC135612148 codes for the protein MDSEEQLDYGDEEYEEDGYDHPYDDVNVGQGVAGRAIPSGNGGLPDRVADGPTGLGVPVVGPDGNRSESGSGALQPELKSGSLLPGDGPDGFPRRNNSASDAVRESNGGRIGFRGNSALAPLRSKISVDPKFGNASSSLPSDPGNDGAKSQPLMPPNPPAIATGDRPMTDNSLRTDGGRMDDNGSTLLFVGELHWWTTDVELESVLLRYGRVKEVKFFDEKACGKSKGYCQVEFYDSTVAAACKEGMNGHVFNGRPCVVVYASPQTLKKKMGVAHMNKNQAQNHAQTQGRRLMNEGISRGCRINHQNGDGGTNLGRVGLGGRGRQRYQNRGQGGTGSMRGRGGVSSKGVGWVIGGLQAMFQQGLARPGFGNLAGDLIHSQGLMGAVFEPAYFGRGGPSGGFSGPAFRSMVPPFHAVTPHVNQSFFGCGVAGAGMGMIRSSGMEGHSTGMWTDTSMGGWKVTDNGRRMKESRYGGDNCVSDYGHKEVSHKRTGRSNITQDKEEDPEHDWSGNFERGHLYRMEKDWDRSDKEHSREEKNGHRDHEQRDQDYNNEDTLDRSSSSSRSQSNFRMAQEVDHGFGLREADYGKRRRIPLE
- the LOC135610270 gene encoding uncharacterized protein LOC135610270 isoform X14, which codes for MGVVEAKLSVKDDAKSSSSPPPPNFSMDGAHRGIASMMPEEKPLDVVGDPEIPELADDVGFDQDPESPKKGGEEGVAAAAEKGVWPGFSQRPDAINCAFYMKTGTCKFGLNCRFNHPPKRRHRAKPEKQSEYVQTIKAAHKGSGSEKMGQTTCKEFGKVGEKEKKVAQKSFRPENAEKKQKGTVLKKVEQTEKKVGEKEKKVAQKNFKPEDAEKKQKGTILKKVEQTEKKAVEKEEQTPSKKMDQEKVTLKKQWKVVQKAAREEHEESSLIMEVQTSCRVDEKEKEIAHSFMQLKCEKTEEKQKAILLRTVEQTEIKAAEDKQSFPERIEHEDKKVDILSLPEEKQTLSGRLEQQDYKAAREKGKETTSEKGEQTEFKAGTEEGKETTLGKGGLIEHKAAMEKSKETTLEKGGQIECKEVVSMGNPANMFILKRKWKAIHQN